The DNA segment CAAGGAACTCGGCATGCCGATCATCATGCACGACTTCATCACCGGTGGCTTCACGGCCAACACCGGTCTGTCGAAGTGGTGCCGCAAAAACGGCATGCTGCTGCACATTCACCGCGCCATGCACGCGGTGATCGACCGTCACCCCAAGCACGGCATCCACTTCCGCGTTCTCGCCAAGTGTCTGCGTCTGTCCGGTGGTGACCAGCTCCACACCGGCACCGTGGTCGGCAAGCTGGAAGGTGATCGTCAGACCACCCTCGGCTACATCGACCAGCTGCGCGAATCCTTCGTGCCCGAAGACCGCAGCCGCGGCAACTTCTTCGATCAGGACTGGGGCTCCATGCCTGGCGTGTTCGCCGTTGCTTCCGGGGGTATCCACGTGTGGCACATGCCCGCCCTGGTCACCATCTTCGGCGACGACTCCGTTCTTCAGTTCGGTGGTGGTACCCACGGTCACCCCTGGGGCTCCGCTGCAGGTGCTGCTGCCAACCGTGTGGCCCTCGAGGCCTGCGTCAAGGCACGCAACGCCGGCCGTCATCTCGAGAAAGAGAGCCGCGACATCCTCACGGAAGCCGCGAAGCACAGCCCTGAGCTGGCCATCGCCCTCGAGACCTGGAAGGAGATCAAGTTCGAGTTCGACACCGTCGACAAGCTCGACGTCCAGAACTGATCGTCTCAACGGCCGGTTGATGCAACCGGCCACCCCTTTTTCTTACACCCAGGATCCCCATGCCTTTCCAGAGCACCGTGGGTGACTATCAAACAGTCGCCACCCTGGAGACCTTCGGCTTCCTCCCGCCGATGACCCAGGACGAGATCTACGACCAGATCGCCTACATCATTGCCCAGGGTTGGAGCCCGCTCGTCGAGCACGTCCACCCCAGCAACTCCATGGCCACCTACTGGTCGTATTGGAAGCTCCCCTTCTTCGGTGAGAAGGATCTGAACGTCGTTGTCAGTGAGCTCGAGGCTTGCCACCGCGCATACCCCGACCACCACGTGCGCATCGTCGGTTACGACGCCTACACCCAGAGCCAGGGTGCCTGCTTCGTGGTCTTCGAAGGACGCTGATCCTTCGAACCCTTGGTTCCGAGCCCTGACCTGATCAGGGCTCCAGCTTTTTCCGGAGGGGCAAGTGCCCTTCCACCTCACGACGACATCATCGGGCGGACATGGCAAGACTCTCCAGTCGCGAACTCGCACTTGAACGCCGCAAGGCGCTGACCACTTCCGGTAAGAAGTCCTCGGTAGCGGCTGGTGATGGCGCCAACCGTGTTCGCACCGTTGCTGATGCCCGTCCCACCCGTACCGACGCGGCTGCAGCTGCTGAGCCTGCCTCAGCACCTGCCACCCCCGCTGCTGTAGCTCCGCAGCGGACCACGTCCTTCACAGCTGCTCCCGCTAATCGGAGCACACAGGTCAAGCCGCATCGCGATCCCAGCCGCGAACTGGTGCTCGCCCGTCGTGATGCTCTGTCCCGCCGAGGTAAGACCGCCGACACCAGCCGCGATCGCAACCGCGCTGATGTCGCCCGTCAGACCAAGACAGCTGCCCCTGTCGCTGCACCTGCTGAAACCACCAAGAGCTGTGGCTGCGGTGGCAAGCGTGCCGCTGAAAAGGCTTCCCTCAGTGCACCAGCTCCCAAGTTGTCTGCCCGCACGGAGCGCCGTTCGGCAACTCCCAAGCGTCGTGCCATCGAGAACCCCAGCCGCGCGCTGGTGCTGGCCCGCCGTGAAGCCATGGCGAAGCATGGCAAAACCGCTGGCAAGCAACCAACCAGCGCAGCAGCCGTTGCCCGTCAGGCCAACCCTGACCTCACCAGCCGCGAGCTGGCTCAGCAGGTGCGTGAGCTGCGCACCAAGGCCGGCGCCCGCAATAAGCAAAGCGCAGGTGTGACCCGCCCCACAGGCCCCAACCGCCACGGCGCCAAGCAAGCCGCTGCTGCTGATGCCCACTGGAAGGTGGGTGAAAGCACCACTACGAGCGGCCAAACCGTGACCGGCACCCAGGCCAACCGT comes from the Synechococcus sp. A15-62 genome and includes:
- a CDS encoding ribulose bisphosphate carboxylase small subunit, translated to MPFQSTVGDYQTVATLETFGFLPPMTQDEIYDQIAYIIAQGWSPLVEHVHPSNSMATYWSYWKLPFFGEKDLNVVVSELEACHRAYPDHHVRIVGYDAYTQSQGACFVVFEGR